Proteins found in one Aspergillus chevalieri M1 DNA, chromosome 2, nearly complete sequence genomic segment:
- the ADO1 gene encoding adenosine kinase (BUSCO:EOG09263HYJ;~COG:F;~EggNog:ENOG410PHCU;~InterPro:IPR029056,IPR002173,IPR001805,IPR011611;~PFAM:PF00294;~go_function: GO:0004001 - adenosine kinase activity [Evidence IEA];~go_function: GO:0016773 - phosphotransferase activity, alcohol group as acceptor [Evidence IEA];~go_process: GO:0006166 - purine ribonucleoside salvage [Evidence IEA]) yields MAGYPLLCLENPLLDIQAVGDAALLEKYGLKDNDAILAEDKHMGLYDELMKLDAKLIAGGAAQNTARGAQYILPDNSVVYIGCVGKDKYADLLKDACTKAGVHTEYRVDDVQPTGKCGVIITGHNRSMCTHLAAANEYKPEHLKQPQIWDLVEKAQVYYVGGYHLTVSVPAILALAEEAAAKNKIFMLSLSAPFIPQFFKDQLDTVLPYTDYTFCNETEARSYSESHGWGTDDIVEITKKLAQLPKKNTSRPRIAIVTQGTLPTVAASVKPDGQVEVKEFAVREISKDAITDTNGAGDAFAGGFAAGIVQGKSLEESIDMGQWLASLSIQELGPSFPATKRTYTKQ; encoded by the exons ATGGCCGGATACCCTTTGCTCTGCTTGGAGAACCCTCTCCTTG ACATTCAGGCTGTCGG TGACGCCGCTCTCCTGGAGAAGTATGGACTCAAGGACAACGACGCCATCCTCGCCGAGGACAAGCACATGGGTCTCTACGATGAGCTGATGAAGCTTGACGCTAAGCTcattgctggtggtgctgccCAGAACACCGCTCGTGGTGCTCAG TACATCCTCCCCGACAACTCGGTCGTCTACATTGGCTGCGTTGGCAAGGATAAATACGCCGATCTCCTGAAGGACGCTTGCACCAAGGCTGGTGTCCACACTGAATACCGTGTCGACGATGTTCAGCCCACCGGCAAGTGCGGTGTCATCATCACTGGCCATAACCGCAGCATGTGCACCCACCTTGCTGCCGCTAATGAGTACAAGCCCGAGCACTTGAAGCAGCCTCAGATCTGGGATCTGGTCGAGAAGGCTCAGGTCTACTACGTTGGTGGATACCACTTGACCGTCTCCGTTCCTGCTATCTTGGCTCTTGCCGAGGAGGCTGCTGCTAAGAACAAG ATCTTCATGCTCTCCCTCTCCGCTCCTTTCATCCCTCAATTCTTCAAGGACCAGCTCGACACCGTCCTGCCCTACACTGACTACACCTTCTGCAACGAGACTGAGGCTCGTTCCTACTCCGAGAGCCACGGCTGGGGTACCGACGACATTGTCGAGATCACCAAGAAGCTTGCTCAACTCCCTAAGAAGAACACTAGCCGCCCTCGTATCGCTATTGTCACCCAGGGTACCCTGCCCACTGTGGCCGCTTCGGTTAAGCCCGACGGTCAGGTCGAAGTCAAGGAGTTCGCTGTCCGCGAGATCTCCAAGGACGCCATCACCGACACCAATGGTGCTGG CGACGCTTTCGCTGGTGGTTTCGCCGCTGGTATCGTCCAGGGCAAGTCTCTCGAGGAGAGCATTGACATGGGTCAATGGCTCGCCAGCCTCAGCATCCAGGAGTTGGGACCTTC GTTCCCTGCCACCAAGCGGACCTACACCAAGCAATAA